In Hemiscyllium ocellatum isolate sHemOce1 chromosome 38, sHemOce1.pat.X.cur, whole genome shotgun sequence, the genomic window aaaagcttcctggacacactgcacaaacactgccccgtccaatctacttgatctaaagagcttccaatcaatatttgggaagttgaaatcgcccatgactgtggcttctgtacctttccaaaatctgtttcccaatctgtttctccacatctctgctgctattggggggcctatagtaaacacccaacaaagtgtcctttcctatttctgacttcagcccatactgcctccaaaggcagatccccctcaaactgcctttctgcagccattataccatttctaattagcaacgccacaccccctccttttttaccaccctccctaatcctgataaaactcttctgaaccctctccaggttGAATTGGGAGTAGCAGTCTGGAAGAGGcctcaccattgtcctgtacaaccttggcataacatcccaactcccatacacaaaggactgagcaatgaaggcaaccatgccaaatgcctttccaACCATCCTGTCCATATGTGACGCAAACTTTAAAGAatgatgtacctgaaccccttggCTCCCCCGGTTCTATAACAGTACCCAAGGCCCTGTCATTAATTAAATAAGCTCTACCTTTGTTTATTGTAACATAATACAATGTCTTGCATCTATCCAAAACAAACTTCATCTCCTATTttccagcccattgacccatttgatcaagaactTGATCATCTTGTCATCTTGAAAATCCTTCTTGACTGTCTACTGTggcaacaattttggtgtcatccataaacttactaatcataccttctatgttctcatccaaatcatttatataaatggtagACAAAGAGAATCCAGAGCTGATCCGTGTGGAACCCTACCCCAGTCTgaaggcctccagtccaaaaagcatcccTCTGCCATCACACTCTGTATCTGGCAATTAAGTCAATTAtttatccagttggcaagctcccCTGAATCCCGTGTGACCTAACTTTACCAATTAGCCTACTTTGttaaaccttgtcaaaggctttacggAAATCCGAATGAGcagcatctactgctctgccataaCAACCTCCTCAAAAACctcctcaatcaagtttgtgagacagttttcctcacacaaaaccatgctgactaaccCTGATCAATTTTTGCCTTTCTAAatgtcctatctcttataatcacCTCTAACAATTTACCAaaaacagaagtcagactcacaggtccaCATTCCCCGGTAtatccttacagcctttcttaaacaaaggtataACATTAACCACACTCTCCAGTTATCAGGCACCTCACTGATTATGCAAACGTTCTTCCTTTACCTCCGATAACGTTCTGGGATACGTTAGATCAGGTCCCGGACATTTATCCACCGGACATTCTCAAAGATCTCCCAAACTTCCTCTTCTGtcatgtgaactgtttttaaaatgtcaaatcTTATTTTCTGCATTCTATACATTTAATTTccttctctgcagtaaaagctcttgaaaaatattgatttcgtatctctcccatctcctgggaTTCAACACAAAGACTCTTCAACACAAAGAGGCCCTACCCTCTTGctcaagacaatccctccatcttGGAGACTGTCCTAGTGAATATTCTCCAAACCACCTCCAAGgaaatgatgtatttccttaaataaggggagcaAAACTATCCACAGTGCTCCGATGTGGCCTCCCCCCTCCCTTGAAATAagagccagtattccattaacccttcctgattacctgctgtcccTATAGGGTAGCTTTCTGCATTTCATGCACAAGTCCCCCTCCCAAGTCCCTTTTCATTGCATCTTTGTGCAGTTTCTCTCCAATTAACTAATACTGTGCTCTTTTGTCCTTCCTTCACATTTCCCCATCGTGGGGCTACACCTGCCAATGTTTTGCCCACTTATTGCGAATGAGGACCCTCTCTCAGGATAGAACTATATCAGCCATGAACTGATCTGATGTTGTCATTTATGGTCCCCAAACATTGTACAGTTTCCCTTCTGTCTCTCGCCCATGAAGGAGTCTGTGCTTTTCAAAGATTGGCCAATTTGTTGTGCGTTAACAGTAATGTGTTCTTTTTTCTTGTCTCCCTGTGAATTTCTCTAGCTGTTTGTCCAGGACACGGAAGAGATTACGGTAAGTTTCTGTCAGTGTTACTACACTAAATGTCTCcttgattaaaaataattgaaatgaTTTCAGTAGACGTCATCTTTTTGATTGGACGAGGAAAATATAAGGCCTCTCTCTGATGGCCAATTGCTTCCTGTTCATCTGCTGTTTACAGAACATGGGTTAGTCCAGCctaggaacaagcccttcagcccaccatacCTGTGCTAACTATGATGCCTTTCTATCCTAGTCCCATCGGCCTGCACATGGTCTGTGTTCCTCTATTTCCTGCCTCTTCATGTggctatccaaatgcctcttgaatattgttgttgcatctgcttctaccacctcccctggcaatgtgttccaagcattCACTATCTTCTGTTTCAAAAAAACTTGCTTGTATACCTCCTTTAagctagggcggcacggtggctcagtggttaacactgctgcctcacagcgccagacacctggggttgattcccaccttgggtgattgtctatgtgaagtttgcacattcactctgtgcctgtatgggtttcctcccacaatccaaagatgtgcaggtgagggtgaattggccatgctaaattgctcatagggtTAGGCGCATCAGTGAGTGATAAGTatggggttggggaatgggtctgggtgggttacttttcagagggtcagcatgggcttgttgcgccgaagggcctgtttccatactgtggagaatctaatctaaactatacCTCCTGTTATGACACAGAGTTCaaacctctctgttaattaaaatccCCAGAAAAACTTAccttgccttgtaatctgttagAAGTGTGAGAGAACTCGTACcatccactatttaaagaaaaataatggtTTATTTTTCTAACAGAACATTAaccaaaactattaacaaactgaacaCTCTTTCCCCTAACTGAATACAATTCTATTAACATACTGTTCCAATCacacaattattaaacattacattaacttaatctcaagtccacacagtctctgtcttctctTCTGTCTTCAATCTTCCATCTGCTGATCTCTCtggtcattttctttctttttactgtgagtatgttttacaggaaaaggtaccttttcatagaGTGTCTTCTattttctttgagagcaagattcTCCATGGGCAGTTAGCTCGCCAACTCTTTGCCAGTTGCTCTGCTGTTCGGTGGCAGTTGctttgaccaattttcaaaatgcccgcACACTCCCAACATCGGACCTTCTCATTGGTCCGATGCTGTCAAAATAATCAATTCAAACTCAATCGGGATTTAGAATTCTTGGCACAATTTAAAGTAAttagttaaatttgaattgttgtaaaAGCAGCAACCAGGTAATcctttaacagccaattgttccATGCATCTATTTTGGAATAGCCCATCTCCCAGATTTTCCATTCAGACAACTGGGCCTGCACTAAGCTTACTTCAATATTCAGAAAACACTCCCTATTTCAAAGTGAATGTACATGCTTCGTAACACCCCTGGTATTTGACATTTCCCCCTGGGGAAAGGActctgactattcaccttatctcttaGCATCTGAAACTCTGGCAaaagcaatccaagtttgtctaGCCTCTCATTATAGTGAAAATACTGCAATCCAAGCAACAACCTGGTCATTTTCTTTCCCACCCTttgcaaagcctccacatcctccctgtagtgtggggaccagaacagcacataacactccaaatgtggcctcacaaagttttatacagctgcaacatgactgggCAACTTttgtactcagtgccctgaccaatgaaggcaagcattctccATACCTTATTCACTTGTGTTGACACTTCCAAAGAAgtatggacttgcaccccaagattcCCCTGTACATCAGTACAGGCTATTGCCATTTACTGTATTTCtgcctcttgcatttgacctcccaaaatgcaacactgtaCACTCTACatgcatctccacacacacactccacctctGTGAAGATAccaaaaaacagagttaacattgttggttataaacacagaaagtgctggagaaactcagcagggctggaaGAAACATGAAgagagtgcagttccaacaacactcaagaagctcaaaacCATCCAGGGTCAAAGCAGATCTACTTGACTGGCATTACGTCCACAAactttcactccctccaccactgatgctcaataaTAGCAATGCCTACTACCTACAACATGtactgcagaatttcaccaaagatcctcaggcagcaccttccaaacccatgaccactctTATCTAGAAGGgtaatggcagcagatacatgggaacatcacctgaatgattcccctccgagccactcatcatcccaacttggaaatatattggccattccttcagtatcactgggtcaataGCCTGGAATTTAGGGCagcataatggctcagtggttagcactgttgcctcacagcacagggacctggattcaattccagcctcaggcgactggagtttgtatattccccCTTGTGCCTGtatcggtttcctcccacaatccaaagatatgcagattaggtgaattggccatgctaaattgctcgtggTGTTCAGtgaggtgtaggttaggtgcattagtcaggggtaaaatgtagggtaggggaatgggtctgggtgggttactcttcagagggtcggtgtggacttgttggccgaagggcccagttccacgctgtaggaattcCCAGCACACTGCCACCTTATCTCGGGTAATTTGGGATGAACATTAGATACTGGACCCAAACAGCCAATTGACCCTGATTTCTTTTCATGTTAAAATACACTTTGTGCTTCTTTCCTTCAGTGGGAATTTTGGCTCTTAGCCACTGAAACTACTTAGGATTAATAGAAGGGCAAAACGGTGACGCTAATagatcttttatttttttttgcaaagaaaGTCAAACTATTGAAATATTGACAGGGATTTTTGCATGATGTTTTATCATTGAATACATTGCGTAtcgagagaaggtagtgatgaacATTGAGTTCACCACTTTCTATGAAAACcgggtcacaggtagacagagtggtaaagGGGCATTTGACATTcttgacttcattgctcagaccgttGAATAGAGGAGTTGAGAGGTTGTGTTGTGTTTGTACAGAAAGTTaatgaagccacttttggaaaactgtgtacaattctgatcgccctgctataggaaggatgttattaaattggagaagattcagaaaagattgacaagaatgttccTTGTAGGAAAGGTGacctcatgaggggcatggataagatgaatagccaatgccttttccccataataggggagtccaaaagtagagagAATATGTTgggggtgagaggaggaagatttaaaagggacctgaaggtaacattttcacacagaggatggtgcgtgtatgaaatgagctgccagggaaagtgCAGATATGGTTATAActcttaaaagacatttgaacagggaCATTAATAGGAAAGGAAACAGGACTACTTTATTTTGGGTAACTTGGTCGatgtgaatgagttggactgaagggtttgtttccattctttataactctatgactatgtatAAGCAAAGTTCAGAGGCTGGAAGTAGGTAAAACCTGAAAGGTTAGAACAGATTGGGTCTGTGGAATTAAGTACATCATTGGGTGGGAGATGCAGACCAAATAGGATAGTCAAGCACACCCTCTTTTCCTTTAGAATATATTCGGAAATAAGTGCAACCTCAATATATCATGGTTCAACAATACCTTGCTCAGAGAGCTTACAAGGAGATCTATTTTTTGAATCCAATGGAAGTATGGATCACATAGAGTAGAATTAATAAAGTTGCCAACTGCAGGCACATTTTACCCTGTAGCAATCTGAAGCAACAGCAATAACAGTGAACAGACAAGGCAAGGCTGCATTTTGCAATGACAAGGAAGACAATCAAATCATTACAGTGGCACGGAGGCCAAGTAgttagggtcccaggttcgattccagccttgggcaattgtctatgtggaaattgcacattctcccagtgtctgcataggttcctctgggtggtccggtttcctcctacattccaaagatgtgcaggtgagggtgaattggccatgctaaattgcccatagtgttaggtgcattagtcagagggaaatgggtctgggtgggttactcttctgagggtcggtgtggacttgttgggccaaagggcctattagggaatctaacctaatcgaGTTGctcaagcattgaggatgtcaccgagacaggggacgaaacgtctgcaacacaaattcccagctcggcgaacagaaccacaacaacgagcacccgagctacaaatcttctcccaaactaatctagttatggcttgcttttccaacactatggGTTGATCAATATTATGTCGGGGCCTCTCATGACACTGAATCAACAAGTTAATTTGAAATATCATGAGCAATTTTGAGCACTCCGTACCTAAGGAAGGACATGTTGAAGGGagcccagagaaggtttacaagaaggATCCCAGGGATGAGGGACTgctcatatgaggagagattgataaCTCTGGAagtgtactcgatggagtttaggaaGAAGAGGGgagatctgactgaaacttattGAAAACTGAAAGCTCTGGATTGGACATAGAGAAGAAGTTTCCACTCATAGAAGAGACTAGGATGCAAAgacacagtgaaggaatgaccatAGAACTGAGGGGAGGAGGGATTTTTTCAGCTAGAAGATGGTGAATCtgaggaactcattgccacagagggctgtggagtccaagtcattgagtgcctttaagacagagatagataggttcatgaTTGGTGAGGGtacagggagaaggaaggagaatgggattgagaaacacatCAATCATCACTGAATGCTAGAATAGGCTCAATGAAGgacctcattctgctcctatttcttatagttTAATGGTCTTCTGGCTTCAGAGACTTCGAGATCTATAGCACAGAGAAGCTTCTTCAATCTATTGCATCCTCATTGGTTAGAAACAATGACCTCTCTAATGTTGGGTTGAGAAAGTTTGGAAGTCATTGCTATAGAGAGCTCTAGGGACAGTCCTTGTCAATATCTCAGGCTgagataggtagattcttgatcagtcagggagtcagCAGTGATGAGGTAAAATGGACATGAAGATTGTGGAATCAGTTATGATCCTATCAAAGAGCGGAACagtcttgaggggccaaatggcctactcctgctccaatttctcATGTCCTCAAGGTCTTATGGGATGCACTTAGCAGAACGACCCTTGAAAACATTGGAGTTATCCAAATTCATCTCaccattttgcaaaatgtctgtGTAGCCAAGGAGAAGCTTTGAGGCATTTCTGCTCCTAAGTCAAAGACAACAGAATGATTGAATTCTTTACACTTAACAGGAAACTTTCCAAACCCGACAATAACATTGGAACCTGTGACTGGCCTGGCCCTACAGGGTGGGGTTATCATTGTCAAGTGTGAAACGCACACTGAAGATCCAAAAAATGTCTATCTGTTTCAAAATGGCAGGATCATTTACAATGTTACATCTAGCTTGAGCTCGTCTGTAGCCTACACCATcgtcaacataacttcccaacatctTGGGAATTACCGTTGCTTTTATGCAAACATTTACGATCGCCGTCAGAAATCAAGGCCGAGTACTCCTGTCCGATTGTCCATATTGGGTGAGTAACACTTATTTATTTTACACTATCTTATATCATGTATGTTCATAAGAGATAGAGAGCTTAGTGACCTGGTGCAAAGATAACAAtccctccctcaatgtcagcaaaatgaaggagctagtGATCaacatcaggaagtggagtggagtacaCACCAGTGTCttcatcaatggtgctgagatggAGGTGGTCATTAGATTCTTGTTTTGGAGGAGTAAATATTATCAACAATCTCTCCTGGTCCATTCACATCAATCCTGCAGTCAAGGCAGCTCACTCTACTTTCTCAGGATGACCTATAGAAATTTGACATGTCCGCAATAACTCACCCCAATTTTCATATATGCACTGTAgaaatcctcagtgcttgggagcctcctgtgaagtgcttctgtgatctttcctccggcatttgtagtggtttgaatctgccgcttccggttgtcagttccagctgtctgctgctcTGCTCGGTATATTGGGCCCAGagcgatgtgcttattgattgaatctgtggatgtggaacagaaccacaacaacaagcatccgagctacaaatcttctcccaaactttgagcacagtagaaagcatcctatccagatgcatcacagctcaGTATGGCAACTGTTCGGCATAAGACCACAAGAAGTTACAGAGAGTTgagaatgcagcccagtccattaGACAAACTAGGCTTCCTTCCATTGATCTGCCCACAcgtcccactgccttgggaaagcagccaacatcatcaaagactgcTCCCATCTCAGTTCACTCTCTTCCACCCACTTCCATCAGCAGGTTGAAAACACGTACTAaatgattcaagaacagcttattCCTCACTGTTAACAGACTCATGAAGGGATCTcccatatattagagttgatctttctctgcaccctctctgtagcCGTAAGACTgtattctgcattttgttctaCTATAAGTCATCTGATTAGCATGCAAAGCAATATtgttcactgtatcttggtacatgtgagagcaataaatcaaatcaaattaaaatagCTTGAATTTGTTGATTCTTCCCATAGATGGTTAATTGGCATGTTGCTTCTAATTGATTTATAACTTGCCCCTTTCATCTCAAGAAACAGTTTATTCCAGGCAGAGTTATTGCTGCTTTTTTCCCGCATGCAACAGGTTACGTTTTGCCGATTTGTCCAAACCATGAACAGTTGTTTGAGCACGGAAGTTTACATTGTCCCAGTACTGCCACTTGGTGTGCCtgatttgttttctctctgtctcccaggTGGAATCAAGGCACCTTTGAGTGTCCTCCAGGTATATCCAGCAGCTGAGGTCACAGAAGGCGAAACTTTCACAATGACTTGCCTCACTGCCGCCAGCAGTCGGTGTTTCATCTTCAAGGGGAAACAAAATGAGCATTTCCAAATTAAGGAAGAGAAGAGCAACGTAACTATCACGATAGGGAATGTGACCTATTGTGATGAGGGAAATTACTCATGTTACTGCCTCATTGATGTCAGTGGTAAAACAGTCTTCACTGCCCAGAGTGACTGGTTGCAAGTAACTGTGATGGGTGAGTTTATTGTTGGTGAGCTCTGCTGTGTGATATTTCATGTGGAAAATGGCAGACCAATGGACTtccacagttaatggtaggggatgttgtcgaacagagaatCCTTGGAGTTGGGGTACTCAGTTTGTTATAAGTTACTTTTCaagtagacaaggtggtgaagaggGTGTTGGGGCATGCTTGCCTTCCCTTGGATCACagccttgagtataggagttgggaggtcatgttgtggttgtacaggacattagtgaggccatttttagagtactgtgtacagttctggtcatctgactatgggaaggacattattaaattagaaagggggcagaaaagatttacaagggggTTACCAGATCTGGAGGGTTCGAAGTtcgaggctgaataagctgggattTTTATCACTGGAGCAGGGGAGGTTGAgcgatgatcttatagaggtttatgtaattatgaggggcataggtaaggtgaatagacaaCACCTTTTCCCCAGGGTCTGCAAGTCCAAACCGAGgcagcacaattttaaggtgagagaaggaagTTTTAGCAgtgacatgaggggcaacgttttcacacagagggtggtgcgtgtatgggacgagctaccaaaggaagtggGAGACGTagttacaattataacatttaaaagacatttacacAGGTACATatataggaatggtttagagggaaatgggtcaaattcagggaaatgggactagtttagtttggggaacttggtcagtgtggatgagttgaactgtaGAATCTGTTGCCATGATTCTGTGGATTGGGATGATATTTAAACAGAATTGTGACATGCAGTATTGAGCTTACCTGAATGTGTGCATCATTGGTTGATTTGAGCATTTATTGtccctgtccctaattgccctcttGGGATGGTgagggtgagctaccttcttgaaccgctgcagtccatgtgctgtaggttgatctacaatgcccttagggatggGATTTCAGGATTCCAGCAACACTGGAATCTATTTCagccaatatatttccaagttagtttttttttaagattccctacagtgtggaaacaaaccctttggcccaactagtccacgttgaccctccgaagagcaacccaaccagacccatttctctacattcaccccttcacacctaacactacgggcaatttagcatggccaattcacctgacccgcacatctttgaactgtgggaggaaaccggagcacccggaggaaacccacacagacacggggagaatgtgcaaactccacacaggcagtcacctgaggccggaattgaacctggtgagtggctcagaggagGGCTTGTAGGGGTGGttatcccatgtatctgctgcccttgtccttcaagatggaaatgGTCAAACCTCAAGGAATTAAAGTCTAGGTATGGGGCACCTGAATCTTTAACTCTGATTTTGTGAATTAAAAATCAAGGCCTTTCAATTTCTTGTTTCAGACCGTGAAGAACAAATCAATGAAGCTGTAGCAGCAGAGATAAGTAAGTCAAGTATTAACCTTGCTCTGACAGTGTACTATAACGTCTTGTCTTGTTGGAAACAGTATGTTATTTTTATAGTTTAAGGATGGCTGAAACAAGACACAGTTTTCCGGGGTTTTATGATTACAGTTATCCAGGTAAATTACTCAATCAGGAATTTATTCAGTTCACATATTTGTCGACAGCTTCTTAAAATATAACTGTCAATGATGACTGGCAAACTATAGATAGATGATGCAGGTGATTTCTATTGTTGTAAAGCTAATGTCACTGTACTGGGGCAGGAGCTCCTGTAGTGCAGTAGTAGTGCCCCTTCCCCAGGCTAGGAGATTGAGGAGCAGGGACCGCCTGTTCCGGAGGTGGGTGATATCATCTGTGAACAGGTTGGTCAGAAAAATATGTTCAATTAAAAAAAGAAAGTCACTGCTGGGGCCCTCTTGTGGTACAGTAGTAGTATCCCTCCCCCTGGACCAGGTGGCTGGattgaagtcccacctgctccagcagtGTATCACAACTTCTCCAAACAGAGTGGTTAGAAAAGTGGATGAAGTTTTTTAAAATATGCAGCTATActggggccctcttgtggtgcagtggtaatatccGTATCGTTGGACTGGGAGGCCcttgctccaaaggtgtgtaataacatctctgaaccagTTATTTCTGGTCCCTCCTCCTCATCCCACATCCAATCCTTCAACTCTGCACCGCCCTACCTGCCCATCCTTCTTCCCACGTATTAGCTCCATCCATCCCTCTGACCTTCACcataaccccaccccccccccacctgcatctacctaatACCTTCCCTCATCCCcagcctcctatttatctctcagcccccgtcccttgccctccccccacattcctgatgaaagccttttgcccgaaaagttgattccCCTGCTCATCAAtgttgtctgatctgctgtgcttttccagcactacactcttcggggaaaaaaaaatcatggtacTGGGCGGGGGGCTGTCAATGTCCAATGTTAATGCCCCTAGCTCTGGGCAAGGAGATGTATGTTCACGTCCTACCTAGCTGCTTCAGGGGTGGCTGATCTGGTCGATTCTGAAGAAAGTGGGTTAATAAAAACAAATATTATTCTGCTGGGCCCCTCTTGTGGCGCAGTGATTTGGTCACTACCGCGGTACTTGGAGACATGGTTCATATCTCACCTGGACATGAAATATGTAATACCACACTGATTCGGTAAAATAGATTtctaaaacaaaatttaaaaacctTTTTCATTGTACAGGGCAGAGGTCCATATGCTGCAGAAGCAGTATTTGCACCCCtcgaccaggaggcctgggttgaaattctacctgctccagaggtgcgtTATAACACCTCTGAGCAAGTTGATGAGAAAAATGGGTTAAATAACGAAACTTGCCACAATACTGGGTCACTTTTATGGGGTAGTGGTAGTGTTCTCATCCAGTGAGCCAGGAAATCAGGATTCTTCctcataacatatctgaacagattgattaaaaatactgATCGCTTTACTGTGCGGGGCTCCAGTGGCACGGTGGATATGTCCTAACCTCTGGGTCAGGTGATCTAGATTCAAGTTACACCTGCTCCAGAACCAGTCTAAACCTATCATTATTTCTGATGTAGGTTAATGAGAAAATACTAAAGTGTTATGCTGATTGAAGAATGTTGCCTTTTTTTGTCAGATTCCAGTCTTATATTGCCAATAGCATTGGCTTCCACAACTTTCATAGTACTTAATCTGATGTGTGCCTTTTT contains:
- the LOC132833941 gene encoding leukocyte immunoglobulin-like receptor subfamily A member 1, encoding MVCRTFVDKMFRMIFLLLMAVCPGHGRDYGNFPNPTITLEPVTGLALQGGVIIVKCETHTEDPKNVYLFQNGRIIYNVTSSLSSSVAYTIVNITSQHLGNYRCFYANIYDRRQKSRPSTPVRLSILGGIKAPLSVLQVYPAAEVTEGETFTMTCLTAASSRCFIFKGKQNEHFQIKEEKSNVTITIGNVTYCDEGNYSCYCLIDVSGKTVFTAQSDWLQVTVMDREEQINEAVAAEINSSLILPIALASTTFIVLNLMCAFLAVCLSTKKGTTLHPAHHGETELQDCNQ